The genomic DNA AAGCTGGAGCTGTTTCTTAACGACAAAAAAGTGGTAACCACTACCATGTGGGATGACAACTGGAAAAAGCTCATTGCCGGAAGCAAGTTTGCCGATATGCCTGATTTCGGCACATTCAAATCCGGCAAAATTGCCTTGCAGGACCACGGCGATGATGTCTGGTTCCGCAACATCAGGATCAAAAAGCTTTAACCAACAGGTTGACAAAGCATACGAGCGTAGCACAAACAAAAACTAAACCCTTAACTTTTAACTGACTTTTTATGCAAACGATCCAAAGAGAAAAGCTCTTCTGGGCAAGCTGTTTCGCACTGCTGGTGACCTCTCTGTCATTCGGTATCCGTGCCGGAATTCTGAACCAGCTGGGCGTGGACTTTAACCTGAATGCCTCGGAGCTTGGCACCATCACGGCCACTGCCTTCTGGGGATTTCCGCTGGCCATTGTAGTGGGTGGTTTCGTCGTGGATATTATCGGCATGAAGCGCCTGCTGGTACTGGCCTTCTTCTTCCACCTGGCGGGCATTCTGCTCACGGTGTTTGCGCAGGGCTACTGGACGCTGTTCCTGTCCACGCTGCTCATCGGCATTGCCAACGGTACGGTAGAAGCAGCCTGTAACCCGCTGGTAGCTACGCTGTACACGGAAGAGAAAACAACCCGCCTGAACTACTTCCACCTGTGGTTCCCGGGTGGTATCGTGATCGGTACGCTGCTGGTGTTCCTGTTCAACATGCTTGGGCTGGGCTGGCAGATCCAGGTGGCTGTGATGATCATCCCGACACTTGTTTATGGCTACCTTTTCCTTAAGCTTGATTTCCCGGTTACCGAGCGTGTGGCATCCGGTTATACTACCTCCGACATGTATAAAGCTATTTTCTCGCCTTTATACCTGTTTGTTTTCATTTGCATGTTCGGTACGGCCATCACCGAGTTATTTACCGGCCAGTGGATCGATGTACTCCTCAAGAACGTAACCGACAACGCCCTGCTGATCCTTACGCTCACTACAGGGGTGCAGGTACTGGGCCGCGCCATGGCAAGACCGGTGTTAAGCCGTTTCAGCCCGACAGGCGTGTTGTTCCTTTCTGCTGTTTTGTCGGCAGTAGGCATTTACCTGCTCAGCACCTTAACCGGTAATACCATTTTCCTGGGCGCCATTATTTTCGGACTGGGCGTAACCTATTTCTGGCCAACCATGATCGGTTTTGTGGCCGAGAATATACCAAAGTCCGGTGCATTAGGCCTGAACCTTTTGGGCGGAGCCGGTATGTTTGCCGTATCGATCTATACCATTTTTATGGGTGGCTACTACGACAGGATCGTGACCAGCCATTTGCCTGGTGGTGCTAACCTGGAAGAATATGTGGGTGCTACGCCCGGAACCGGGATGGCCGCAGCCCTGGATAATGCCAAGAACCTGGCAGGTCCGGAAGTGCTGCAGGCAACCCTGCTGATCCCTATCTTCCTGATCTTTGCGTTCGGTGGTCTGTTCCTGTACATGCGTGGCAGAAAGAAGCCGCACAGCGAAGGCAGCTACGCCACAGCGCATCATTAATCGCCTTGTACTTTTAAACCTGGTAAAGCGCGTACGCCTGGTACTTTACCTCAGGAGTATGCGCTTTATTTGTTTACCTAACTCAAACTAAACTAAGACTAAAACGAAATGAACAAAAGACGATCTTTCCTTCAGCAATTAGGTATGCTTTCTGCCGGTGTTTTCCTGACGCCCGCGCTGGTTTCCTGCGGTACTGACAACAAGACCACCGCAGATACAGCTGCCACCGATACGGACACTACAGGCAGTGCCGCAAGCGATTCGACAAATGTCGCCACCAAAGGCGCTCTTACGGCGGTAGGCCTGCAGCTCTATACCCTGCGCGACCAGATTTCAAAAGATGTAAAAGGCGTGCTGGCAAAAGTTGCTGAAGCAGGATACCAGACGGTAGAAACGTATGGCTATTCTAAAAAAGATGGCTTCTGGGGGATGGATGCCAAAGCGTTCGGGGAGCTGTTGAAAGCTAACAACCTGACTTCGCCAAGTGGCCACTATGGTTTCGACCAGATCCTGGCTGATAACAACCAGGAGGTGCTGAATTCCTATATCGAGGCAGCCAAAGCTACCGGCCAATCCTTCATCACCATTCCATACTTAGGCGATAACCTGCGCAAATCTGCCGACGGGTATAAAAAGCTTGCCGCGCAAATAAACAAGGCTGCTGAAACCGTAAATAAATCAGATCTGAAGCTGGCGTATCACAACCACAACTTCGAGTTCCAGCCGCAGGGCGATACTACCGGCTACGAAATCCTGCTGAAAGAAACAGATCCGAACCTGGTAAAAATGGAGCTAGACCTTTACTGGGCAGTTAACGCCGGCAAAGATCCCGTGCAGATGTTCCAGCAGAACCCCGGCCGTTTTGCCATGTGGCATGTAAAGGATATGGACAAGAACAACCGTGACCTGAACACCGAGATCGGCAGCGGCAGCATCGATTACAAAAACATCTTCGCCAAAGGCGCATCAGAGGTGCAGTATATTTTTGTAGAGCAGGAAAACTTTGCCCAGGGCATGGATCCTTACAAGAGCATTGCCCAGAGTGCCGCTTACGTAAAGAACACCTTGTTATAAAAAGGTAATTAGTACATAAGTGCAGATTGGCGCGGGCCATAGCAGCGAAAATATAGCTGGTATGGCCCGCGCTATTTTATTGGGATTCTGTTTTTCGGACTAAGTATAACAGCTGCGGAGTTAACAATTGGGGTGTATCTTTGTTGCATTATCTTTTACTAACAACTACTGAACTATGACAGCAATTAATGCTTATGCTGCCTTCGATGCCAAAGCGCCACTGGGGCCATTTACCCTGGAGCGACGGGAGGTAGGCGAAAATGATGTGCAGATCGAGATCTTATACTGCGGCGTGTGCCACTCTGACCTGCACCAGGTGCGCAACGAGTGGGGAGGGGCCATGTACCCGCTGGTGCCCGGCCACGAAATAGTGGGCCGCGTAACAAAAGTAGGAAACCAGGTATCAAAGTTTAAGGAGGGCGACCTGGCTGGCGTGGGCTGCTTTGTTGATTCCTGCCGCCATTGCCCCAGCTGCCAGGAAGGCCTGGAGCAGTATTGCGAGGAAGGCATGGTGGGCACCTACAACAGCAAGCAACGCAACGGCCGTCCGGAACCGACTTATGGCGGCTACTCCAGCCAGATTGTGGTGGATGCGGCCTATACCTTGAAAGTACCGGAAAATCTGGAGCTCTCGCGGGTAGCGCCGCTGCTGTGCGCCGGCATTACTACCTACTCGCCGTTGCGCCAGTGGAAGGTAGGCGCCGGGCACCGAGTTGGCATTGTGGGCCTAGGAGGTCTGGGTCATATGGCAGTGAAACTGGCAGCTTCGATGGGGGCTGATGTAACCGTGCTGAGCACTTCGCCCGAAAAAGAAAAAGATGCGCGCGAACTGGGTGCCCATCATTTTGCGATCACCAAAGACAAAGATGTGCTGAAAGGCCTTTCCCGTACGTTTGATTTCATCATTGATACGGTTTCGGCGCCGCACGACCTGAATGCTTACCTGGGCATGTTAAAGCGCGATGGCACCATGATCTTACTCGGTGCGCCGCCGGAGCCTTCGCCCGTAGCAGGTTTCAGTCTGATCAATGGTCGCCGCCGATTGGCCGGTTCCCTGATCGGCGGCATTGCCGAAACGCAGGATATGCTGGACTACTGTGCCGAACACAACATCATGTCAGATGTGGAAGTAATTCCTGTTGACTATATCAACGAGGCCTACGAACGCATGCTGAAAGGCGATGTGAAGTACCGCTTTGTGATCGATATGGCCAGCCTGAAGTAGATTTCGAAAGGAGCGTTTGTAAAAGCCCCTGCAGATTATGTTTCTGCAGGGGCTTTTTATATCCGTAACATCCTTACAGCAATGCTGTATTTTGCAGCTTCATCCTTTTAATATAAGCCTCGAATTTTTGGCTTTTCAGGGTACCCTCAATCACTTTCAAAAGGGACTTTAGACTGATGTGTAGCAACAGCATACTTGCATGGTAAAAGCTTCATCTCCCTTCCACCAAGATCCTTTCAGGATGACAAAGAAGAGGAGAATAAAGGAAATCAGAATATAGAGAATTTATACTTAATCAGAAGTATAAACCTAAGCTATCGAGTTGATACCAGTCCTTGGGTTGAGCGCCTTGGTGTGTTGCGGTGCCGCGCATGCGGCAGCCCGCAGCGAAGCGAGGAGCAGCTTCACGCCACAGCGCGAAACGCAAGGACGAGGCCCCGCGGACATGGAGCGCTCCAAAGACAAAGGTGAAACAAGGCCAGTATAAGACTTAGGAAGACAGCTTGCTACCAAGTATAGCCAAAGGATAAAGGAGCATCAATGGCAGCTAACAATAGTATCCTCTAAATCTTCTACAAAGTATAGCCATAGTAGAAAACCAGCAACAAACTACTACTTCCAAGTATTACCTGAATCCACTCCTATAAGATCAGCACCTGCTACAAGCAAAATACCAAACCAGACATCAACCCACCACCGGGCGGGCATACGCCTTGGCGTCTTCCAGCGAGATCTCGGGCCCGCTCATGATCACCAGGCGTTCTACCACGTTGCGTAACTCGCGCACATTGCCGCGCCAGTCCAGTTGCTGCAAATATGAGAGCGCCTCCTGCGTCATTACTTTGGGCTTGTTGCCGTAATCATTGGCAATATCATTTAGAAACTTATTTACCAAGTCCGGAATATCCTCGCGACGCTCGTTGAGGGGCGGCACATGGATCAGGATAACACCAAGGCGGTGGTAAAGATCTTCCCGGAAGTTACGGGCTTCAATTTCCTCGAGCAGGTTCTTGTTGGTTGCCGCTACCACGCGCACATCCACCTGAATGTCTTTATCGCCGCCTACGCGCGTAATTTTATGCTCCTGCAGGGCGCGCAGTACTTTGGCCTGGGCCGATAAGCTCATGTCGCCTACCTCATCCAAAAACAACGTGCCGCCGTTGGCTTGCTCAAATTTGCCAATGCGCTGCTTTACGGCCGAGGTGAAGGAGCCTTTCTCGTGGCCAAACAGCTCGCTTTCTATCAACTCGCTGGGTATGGCAGCGCAGTTTACCTCTACCAGCGGACCTGCACTGCGGTTGCTCTGCTCGTGCAGCGCGCGGGCTACAAGCTCCTTGCCCGAGCCATTGGGCCCGGTAATCAGCACGCGGGCATCGGTGGGGGCCACTTTCTCGATGGCCTGTTTTACCCGCAGCAGGGCAGGCGAGGCGCCCACCATTTCGTAAGTTTTAGAGATCTTTTTCTTGAGGATCTTGGTCTCTGTTACAAGCGTCGATTTATCCAGCGCATTGCGGACCGACACCAGCAGCCGGTTCAGATCGGGTGGCTTCTGCAGAAAATCGTAGGCTCCTTTTTTGGTCGCTTCCACGGCCGTGTCGATCGTTCCATGGGCAGAGATCATGATGAAAGGCGTGTCAGGCACCAGCGCCATGGCTTTTTCCAGCACCTCGATGCCATCCATGCCGGGCATCTTTATATCGCAAAGCACTACATCATACTTTGCTTTTCCCATCAGCTGCAGCGCCTTTTCGCCGTCCTCAGCTTCGTCTACATTATAATCTTCAAATTCAAGTATTTCTTTCAGCGTGCTGCGGATGGCACGTTCATCATCTACAATAAGTACTTTAGGCATAAATGCGCTTTCGGTTTGTATGGCGAAGTATAAGCAATTAGCAGCCGCTTGTCAAGGGGCTGCTGCTGTGTACGGGTAAAAACGATAGAATGGTTAACCAGATTGCTTGCCGGTTGGCTGAATGGCAACAAGCGTTGGCAGAAGTTCGCAAATAAGCAGGGATGCAAAGTACAGTAATTGCGCCTGCTTATACTATAACATGGGCTTGAGCAGGAAGAGGACAAGTTTGCCTCTTAGAAATCAATTTACCGTTTGGCCAAACTTGCATCCGGCCTTCAAACATTACTTGTCGAAGGTAATCACACTGTAGAGTTGCGGCTCCAGGAAAGGGCCTCCGGGGTAGCTGGCGGTATAATCTAAATTGATCCAGAGCTCGCCGTTTGTCTCATGGAAATGAATCTTGCCGCCGTTCACTTCGTCGGGGAACAATGTCCGCACGGCATAGCTCACCTCATCCAGGTCATCCACATCGCCTACTTTCACTTCGGTATACATGTGGTTTTCGGTAATCACGATGCGGGCTTCACCACCAATCGCCATCACGGAGGAGGCCATCAAGATAGCATAATCGTCGCAGTCGCCGGCCAGCAGCCCCATACTTTCGGTAGGATGTGCGTAGTAATCCATGCCGAGCGGGTCGTTCACATATTTCCAGTTCAGGCGGATATGCTTGAAGAGGGAATAGTAGCGGGTTACCTTGCCAAATTTGCGGTAATACTCATCATTAAAATAACGGGTGGAGTTTTCGACGGCAAAAGTGCGCACTTTGGGGTGCGTCGGCTGCATGGCCCGCTTCACGCGCTGGTCCTGAAAGTAGGTGCCCCGCACCGGTTTCAGGTACGAAACGTTATGCGGGTTGCTAGTCATGTTCACCAGCATGGCATTGTAATCGCCGTAAATGCCTTCGAGCGAGGTATCGGAGAACGTGCTGTTGACGAAGAGAATGCCCAGTAGCCCAAAAAACATGAACACGATCAGGCGTGGACTATAGCGGGTAATCAGCACAGAGGCACAGGCGGAGAAGATGAGGCAGATCATAAAATGAAGCTCATACTCCATGGAGCCATAAGGCTTAATATAAAAGCTAAGCAGCACGGCCATCGGGAAAACGATCATGATCTGGATGAACCGCAGGGCAAACTTAGTAATAGACGAAGATCGGAAATGTCGCGTCATAATTTCCCATTCTCTTTTTATGGTGTCTGGCGCAGCTAGTAAAGAAACCCCTCACTTATTTGCAAAGCAATAATGCTCTTACCTGAGTAACACAAAAGCCGGGCCCTTTTACTCCGTAGAAATATAATTTTTTCAAAAATTTACTGTTTGCAAACTTCCGAAATTATACTTACCTTTTTAGATTTAATGCGCCGCTGTGTTGCGAATCTCCTATTCCAGCCTTTAAACTTGTTATCAGCCAGGCAGCTGATTTTAAAATAAGCTGCTAAGCACGACTTTAAAGTATACCGCAGGGCTAACAGCAGCAAAAACGCCGGATCCGGCAAAGCAATCTAAAAGTATAACTGAATGCTGAATGGCTGTCCAAGTGCCGGAGGGTCGTTTATACTTTAACGGAGCTACCTCCGGCCATAGTACTGCTGCCAGCCTGTATGTTCCGGCTATTATGCAGCATTCAGTTATACTTACTTCAGTTACTGATATTGGATGTAAAGCGGCTTTGGAGTGAGTGCCAGGATCTCTTCCGGCGTCATCAGGCGCGAGCTTTTCTTCAGGTCGTTTTTGTAGAACAGCTTAAAGCCCGTAAACTGCACCGGCTCTTTCTGAATGTAACGGCGGTAAGTGTCTCTTTTTAAAGTATGATGTCCCCAGCCGTCCATGTGCATCACAATGCCTACTTCGGGTCGCAGTTTGATATTTTCAGAATTCGTGATCATGTGCTGCGTAAAACGGTGCACGATCAGGAGTTTGGGCGGCAGGTTGTTTTGCTTTACCAGGTCGGCCAGGAACTGCGATGCGTAGTTTATATCGGCTGCATCGTAGGTGCCAATCTTGCGGCCGGGCACGCCACCTTCCTTCATCGAGAATTCCGGATCGATGCCCAGGTGCACCTGCGGCAACTTAAGGAATTTTTCCAGCTGTGGCAATTCTTCCTGCAGTGTGCTTCTACCTACCTGCACATCCAGGAACACAATCGCGTCGCGCTTTTGAGCCATCGCCAGCACATCTTCTATCATTTTGTCGCTCATGCGCAGGCGGTATTTTTCGCCACGACCGGGCTGGCCCTGTGCTGTAACCACAATGGCATGCAGGGCGGGCTGCACAGGCGTCAGCGAGTCTGCTTTGGTCCAGACAGCTACTTCTTCATCCAGTTTAGCCAGCATCTGCTCCGGAGGCAATTCTCCCAGAATGCCCATTCGCTTGGATAGGGGATTGCCATAAAAAGCAATGATGCGCTTGTGAGGCAGAATGGCACCCGGCATGGGTTTCGGACCCGGGTAATCCCAACTGCTGTCTACGGCAACTGCTGTCTTTACAGGAGTTGCGACCATACTGGTATCCGCTACAGCCGATACGGTAGTATCCCGGCTGGTCGTTTGCTTTTCAGCCACCTGTATTCCTGATGTTGCTTCCTGTTCCTGGGTGCAGGCGCTGGTCAGCAGCAGACCGCAAAGTATAGCCGCAGCCTTAGAAGTATAATGTTTCGGAGTGGTCCGGTTTGCCGGAATGGTGTTTTTCTTTAATTCATTTGGGTGAAAAAGGGTGTTTTCACGAAGCAATCTGCGCAGTATCATTCTTGTAAGATAAAAGTATTTGATCTGCTGAATTTAGACCTTTTCCCCGACAATAACGGAACGGCACCCGCATAATTTAGTAAAAACTTTAGCGATGGGTATAATGGCGCTTGAGCCACTGGCTTAGCCCCTGCAGCCCCGGAAAAAGAACGCGCTCTGTGATGTTTGCCTGGTCCAGCTTGTCGCGCACTTCCCATTTGAGCGCAGCCGGTATGATTACCCGGAAGTACAACTCGGGATGCTGCTGCAGCCACTGGCTAAGTTCAGCCTTTACATCCGACATCATCGAGAAGAGGGCATACTGGTGAATGATGCGCGCATCCAGCGAAGGAGGCTCCAGAAACAGCACATAATCCTGCTCCTGAAAACTCCGCAGTGCTTTTAAAGAAGGAGCTACCGGCTCGAGTACTTCCGGGGTAAATACGTTGGAGCCCTCCTCGTCCAGCGCTTTTTTAAGAGGAGCCGGCAGGTACTCGCGTGTTTTTACATAGTTGATGCACCACACAGCCCCGTCTTCGTCGTACTTGGAAAGGTCTTCGGTGGCAAAGTGCAGCGCTACAAGCGGCGAGTAAGTCCAGTCGAGCAGGCGGGTGGGCAAGCCGTGGTGCTGCGCCACTGCAAGCCAGTTCCAGAACGAGTCGCCGGGCGAGGCGTTGCTGTGCGCATACTTGCGGAAATTGCGCAGCAGGTGTGGCTCCAGTTGTTCAAATTTGCTGCCGATGCGCATGATACTTGTTCCCAGGTCATAGGATTTGCTCCAGCTGCCCCGGTACACATAGTCGGAGCGGAAACGTTCTATTTTCTCGTCCCAGCTATGGTCAAAAAGAGCGGCCTGCAGCTCTACCCAAGTGCGCACGGTAAGGTCTTGTCCGGGTTCCATAAAGGTGATTTTAAGAAGGCATTACAGCCATCATACTACAACCAGAACGGGAGGTTGCGCCTGTTAGGATGTTTCCTGTAAGTATAAAGTATACCCAGAGACCTGCTTTATACTTGTCCTTCTTTAAAATAGCCCCAGTTGCTTTCCGGCGCGGGTGCAGAAATGGGTGTAATTAAAAGGCCTGCTGCTGCGCCCAGCCAGGTATTTTTGTTTGCTCAGTTTAAACAGGTTGCCAATGGTTTCGGCAAATTTGCCCTCGCCACGCATGCGCGTACCAAAGCGGCTGTCGTTTAGTTGGCCACCATGGCAATCAGCGATTTGGTGAAGCACTTTCTCAGCACGTTCTGGAAAGGCCTGCCGGATCCAGTCTTCAAAAATAGGTCCGACACTTCCGTTGAGGCGCACTATATTATAAGCAGCATTGCAGGCACCGGCCTCCGCAGCCTGTTTTATGATCTGCGGAATCTCAGAGTCGTTTAGCCCCGGGATAACGGGCGCCACCATGATGTTTACATCCAGTCCGGCGGCCGCCAGCTGCCGCACCACCTCCAGGCGTTTGGCCCCGGAGGCCGTGCGGGGTTCCAGTTTTTGTCGCAGTTTTTCGTCTAGGGTGGTAATGCTGATATTGACGTGCACCAGGTCCAGCTTGTTGAGCTCCTGCAGGATGTCCAGGTCGCGGAGGATGAGCGCATTTTTGGTGATGATACTGACCGGGTGACGGTATTGCAGGAGCACTTCCAGGATGCGGCGCGTGAGTTTCTTTTTCGCTTCGATGGGCTGGTAGCAATCGGTGTTACCCGCCAGCATCAGCGGCATCACCTGCCAGTTTTTACTTTCCAGTTGCCGGGCGAGCACTTCGGAAGCATTCTCTTTGACGATGATCTTACGCTCAAAATCCAACCCGGCGCCATAGCCCCAATACTGGTGTGAGTTGCGGGCATAGCAGTATATGCAACCATGTTCGCAGCCCTGGTAAGGGTTCAGGGAATAAGAAAGCCCAATATCCGGGCTCTCCACTCTGTTCACGATCCTTTTGGGATGCTCTGTAAAGAACTCTGTTTTGGAGTTGGAGAGCATGGGCTCGTCCAAGCCTTCCAGGTGCTCGGCCACATAGGTTTGTTTCAGGTAGGGGTTAACAGGGTTATACTGCGCGCCGCGTCCTTTCAGGTATTCTTCCGGTTTCATCGTTTTATTGGGTATGAATTATGCTCTTGCTTGTTGCTGTATGTTGTTGTTTTAAAGAGGCATGAATTGTATGATGCTATTATTGAAAAGAAGTGCTTGTGATACTATGTAGTTGTAGTTCTTCCTCAGCTCTATTATACTTTGCAGTGGCTTTCTTATGCTTTGATTTATACCTTGCTATACTTGCTAGCTACTAGTATTCCGCGGTTTTATACTTGTCCTGTTTCACCTTAGGCTTTGGAGCACTCCAAGCCCGCGGGGGCTCGTCCTTGGGCATCGCGCTGTGGCATGAAGCTGCTCCTCGCTCGCGCTGCGGGCTGCCACTATCGTGGCACCGCAACACACCAAGGCGCTCAACCCAAGGACTGGGATCACTTCGATAGCTATGGCTTAACGACCGTTACTTGTAGGGACAGGTCGCGACCTGTCCGCACGATGGCAGCTGCCATAAAACTTTAGCCTAAGTATAGCAGAAGCAGAAAGTTCCCCTTTGAAGGGGGTGGGGGGATGTACTTCTTTCATTATATCACTTTGCTTGTATCTAATTAAACAGCCCTCTTTCGATTTTGTCATTCTGAAAGGATCTTTTGCTCAAGCTACTGAAGCCAAAATAACACCGTTTATACCTTACCAGCAGCAATTACAGCCTCCCATCAGCAACTCACCGATATGCGTGGTGTAGCGGGGCAACATCTTGATACATTGCATCTCTTAATGACTTGGTTTGTCTGGCGCGTACAGCATCTCCAGCTAGGCTGGCAGTTGCTCGGTTAAGGGGATATTGTTTCTTTCATAATTTCTTTTACTTGTCTGTCGGAAGCCAAATATATAGCTATTACTAATATATTTAGTTGTGAACACTAATAAATTTAGTATTTAGTTTTGACAAAAGCAAAAAGAAAACAAAAACTACGTATGCTGTAGCAGGAATAAGCCTGTTGGGTACTAAGCAGCAGACATCTTCAGAGGCTGCAATTCAGTAATTTAAAGCATGGAGATTCGGCAGACAACCTATACCCTGAATGATATTACCCTGCATGTTGCAGAAGCAGGAGGGAAAGCAGATCAGGTAGTGCTTTTCCTGCATGGCTTCCCGGAGGGAGGATATGCGTGGCGCAGGCAGTTGCTATACTTTGCAGCAAAGGGCTACCGGGCCGTAGCCCCCGACCAGCGGGGATATAACCTTAGCAGTAAACCGCAGGGGGTGAAAGCCTATACAATGGAGCACTTAGCGGCCGATGTTGCCGCCCTGATCCGGCAGCTCACGCAGGACAAAGTATACCTGGTAGGCCATGACTGGGGTGGCGTCGTAGCCTGGGCGGTAGCGCAGCAGTACCCCGACCTGCTGGAAAAACTCGTTATCCTGAACATTCCGCACCCGCAGGTAATAAGTGCCCAGTTGCACAGCAATCCCCGGCAGATGCTGCGCAGCTGGTATGCCGGGTTCTTTCAGCTGCCCTGGCTGCCCGAGCGTGTCTGCCGCGCTTTCAACTATAAGCTAATGGAAAGAAGTATGGTAATATCTGCCCGCAAAAATACGTTTTCACCCAACGACATGGCCTGTTACAAAAAGGTCTGGCAGCAACCTCATGCGCTCACAAGTATGATCAACTGGTACCGCGCCTACAAGTATAGCAAGCTGCGGGTAACAGGAGAGATCCGGGTGCCGACACTGCTGCTCTGGGGAGAGCAGGATACTTTTCTGGGCAGCGAGATGGCCCAACCAAGTATAGCCCGTTGCCGGCACGGGCAGCTGCGCTTTCTGCCCGGCGCCACGCATTGGCTGCACCACGAAGTACCTGACGAAGTAAACCGGCTATTGGAAGCGTTCATCAGCCCGGGTGGTAATGATACAGGAGTACAAGGATAAACGGCATAAAAAAGCCCTGCCGGGTTATTTCCGGCAGGGCTTCTGACTATTTGGTTATGGCACGTATGGCTTAGTTGCCGAACCAGGCTTGCCACGGAATGCGTGCCAGGATCAGGATCAGGCCCAGGCCATAGAAAATGTAAATGTTACGGAAGCCCTTTGGCGAACCTACCGCACGCTTGGCGCGGGCGTAACCGATCGTGATCAGCACCACGGCAATGATCATCGTGAGTGGGTGCTCCAGAATGTATAGGCGCGACACGGAATCCTTCATGGCAGCGCCGGAGAAATTAGACGCACCCAGCGGCGAAACAAAGTATAAGATCAAACCCACTACCCATTGCAAGTGAGTCGGGATCAGGCCCAGCAGGGCCATTTTGCGGTTGCTATCAGTAAAAGGCCTGTTGCCCGAGCTGCTGCTTAGTGCGCTGATAATGGCTATTACAAGCCCTGCCAGCACCAGGTAAGCCAGGTAAGAATGGATGTTCTGCAATACCGTGTACATGTTGTCGTATCGATTTAAGATAAATGAACAGATAGGTTTAAGACAAAAGTACACGTCTTTTCTTTATTTCCGCTTAAATGTCAGTTTCATTTTGATTCCAGAATGGGAAGCGGCGCGCTGGAAACAGGGGCATGCCAGACACCGGCACGGCCGCAATGCGTAAGTATAAGCGGCCATCCTGTTATACTTATGCAAGCCGTTATTTTTTGTGGCATCCAGGCCAGCGGGAAATCCAGCTTCTACAAAGCGCTCTTTTTTGATACGCACGTGCGCATCAGCCTGGATCTGCTGGGTACCCGCCACCGCGAGCAGCTTTTTCTGCAGGCCTGCCTTAAAACAGGGCAACGATTTGTGGTGGATAAAACCAATGTGACGATCGAAAGAAGGCATTCCTATATTCAGCTGGCAAAAGCGGCAAAGTATGAGGTGGTGGGCTATTACTTTGAAACCGATCTTGCCAGTGCGCTTCAACGCAACACCGGGCGTTCGGGTAAAGCCGTGATACCGGAACGGGGTATCCGCGGCACCTTCCGGTTACTGCAGCCCCCAAGCCTAGGCGAAGGCTTCGACCGGCTGTATACCGTGCATTTACTGGCGGGCGGGCAGTTCG from Pontibacter liquoris includes the following:
- a CDS encoding alpha/beta fold hydrolase, with the protein product MEIRQTTYTLNDITLHVAEAGGKADQVVLFLHGFPEGGYAWRRQLLYFAAKGYRAVAPDQRGYNLSSKPQGVKAYTMEHLAADVAALIRQLTQDKVYLVGHDWGGVVAWAVAQQYPDLLEKLVILNIPHPQVISAQLHSNPRQMLRSWYAGFFQLPWLPERVCRAFNYKLMERSMVISARKNTFSPNDMACYKKVWQQPHALTSMINWYRAYKYSKLRVTGEIRVPTLLLWGEQDTFLGSEMAQPSIARCRHGQLRFLPGATHWLHHEVPDEVNRLLEAFISPGGNDTGVQG
- a CDS encoding AAA family ATPase, which produces MQAVIFCGIQASGKSSFYKALFFDTHVRISLDLLGTRHREQLFLQACLKTGQRFVVDKTNVTIERRHSYIQLAKAAKYEVVGYYFETDLASALQRNTGRSGKAVIPERGIRGTFRLLQPPSLGEGFDRLYTVHLLAGGQFEVLPHPPATIPSS
- a CDS encoding PA0069 family radical SAM protein; the protein is MKPEEYLKGRGAQYNPVNPYLKQTYVAEHLEGLDEPMLSNSKTEFFTEHPKRIVNRVESPDIGLSYSLNPYQGCEHGCIYCYARNSHQYWGYGAGLDFERKIIVKENASEVLARQLESKNWQVMPLMLAGNTDCYQPIEAKKKLTRRILEVLLQYRHPVSIITKNALILRDLDILQELNKLDLVHVNISITTLDEKLRQKLEPRTASGAKRLEVVRQLAAAGLDVNIMVAPVIPGLNDSEIPQIIKQAAEAGACNAAYNIVRLNGSVGPIFEDWIRQAFPERAEKVLHQIADCHGGQLNDSRFGTRMRGEGKFAETIGNLFKLSKQKYLAGRSSRPFNYTHFCTRAGKQLGLF